The Fulvitalea axinellae region CTTATTTCGACTTACTTTCAATACAATTTTCCCAATATGTTTTTTAGCTAAAAAAGCTTTTTGTGCATCAACTATTTCCTCAAGTGAAAATATATTGCTCACCAATGGCTTGATGTTTCCGCTCTCAATATGGCTAACTAAGTTTGAGAATACATTTTTCTCCAAAACTGTACACCCAAAAAAACTCAAATCCTTAAGATAAAGCCTTCTCACGTCCAATTCAACATGAGGCCCTGCGATTGCTCCTGCGACTACATATCTGCCAAACGGCTTGAGTGCTTCTATCAATTCTGGAAATTGTTTTCCCGCAGCTAAATCAATTACCACATCAATACGATCTACCCCTAGGGTTGATACAATACTTTTATCTCTTAACAGGACTTCGTCTGCTCCAAGATTTAGAATATCGCTTACTTTTGATTCGCTTGTTATACCAATCACTTTTGCCCCTCGCGCTTTTGCCAATTGTACAGCCGCGGAACCTACACCTCCAGATGCCCCCGTTATTAGTACGGTATCTTTTTTGCCGACATTAGCTCTTGTCAGCATATTTTCAGCCGTTGAATATGAACATGGAAATGATGCCAATTCAACATCTTTTAGCTTACTATTGATTTTATACGCATGTTCGCTATCAACGACGGTGTACTCTGCAAATCCACCATTGCACTCGGATCCAAAATACCACGATTGGGGCAAGGTCTCTCCTTTTGCTCTTCTTAAACAGGGTTCTATCAATACCCTCTCATTCAGACGGTCCTCTTTAACATCTTTACCAACCGCAACTATCCGACCGCATACATCCGCTCCTTGAATTCTTGGGAATTCAATTGCGTTTCCTGACCAAGTGGCGTCCTCACTATCATTACCTGATTTGGAATACCAAGCTAACCGAGTATTTATATCCGTATTATTTATTGCGGCGGCACCGACTTTTATTAAAACTTCCGTTGGTCCGGGACTTGGGACTGGAATATCTTCACGTATTTCTAATACGTCAAACGATCCGTGTCCATTCAAATATACCCCGCGCATTTTCTCTGGTATTATACTCATATTTTGATTGCTATTTTTTAATCTTATGCTATAACATATCAATAACAGGAATTCCTGCTATTTTCTATGCGCAAAGATACCTTGGTTGTTTAAGAAAAGGATCTATAGCACAAAAAAACGAAGCGCTCAACCCCAAGATAAGGGGTTGGGTGAATTATTACAGACGTTTCAGCAAGATCGCTATAACCCGTTCATGGGTTTTTGGAATTCATATGGTCTCATGGCTTTTCCATCGAGGGCGCGCGCCATGAAAACAAGTATCTTTTTTCTTGGCACTTGCAGAGAGATTTTTCTTTTGCGCCATATTAATGATCATGCTCATCACCCTCTTCCTCGATAAGGATCTGGGAGACGTGTTCCGCTATGTTACCGCTTTGGTCCAATACTGAAATGTGCAGGTGGTATTCGCCGTGCTTTACTTCGGCGGGAATCATTATTTCGATTTTGTCTTTTTTCCAATCAAGGTTATGAGTCGTACCGCTGATCTGCACGATTTTGTTTAGGTTATATGGGTCTTCGTCTCCTTCTGAATATTGGCGGAGGTTTATTGTGTTTTGGGCTAGGCCGTGGGAATGTGAGTGGCCGTCGCCCGCATAGTGAATGTCCACTTTGTAGCTTGCCAAGCCCTCGTTGTCTGTGAACTTGGCTTTGAGGTTGATGGCCTCGCCCGTGTGGAGTACCTGCAAGGTGTGTCCTTCGAAGGTTTCGGTAATATCACTGGCGATTACGTCGCTGATCACCGGTTTGGTGAAATCGTCGTCGGAATCGCTGGAGCATGACTGTGCCGTAATTCCTGCGAAAAGGAGGAAGTAGAGAATCGTCTTTTTCATTATTGGTTATGTTTCCCGAAAAGGAGGTTTCGGACAATGTGAGTTTTATTCCTTTTGTGTCTGCTTTTTTATGCAGACAGGAAATGCCCGACCACTAAGTGTCGGTGTGGGGATTGATTATTCTGGATATCCTTATGCATTTCGACATAATTATTGGCATTTAAAAGACGACATCCCGAAACCATAAACAGCTTGCTTAATAACTAGCTCCGGTGTTACTTTTTCAGATGAAAAAGTAACCAAAAAATCTTCTAAATACGGCTACAAATTTTTCTTCCATCCAAAAGCATTGCGGTTATGGAAGAAAAATAAAGGCCTGAAATTAGTTTTTTGGAACGCATTGGATTCAATAATCTCATAGCCTATGAGACGAATAAAACAAGGGTGATTTTTTTCAGGTGTATAGTTTGGTATAGGATCGGTGTTTCTACCTATGGTTGCACCTGATAGGAGGAGTGGGGATCTGAAAAATATGGGACTTCGTTTTTACACAAAGTCCCTTTCGATTGTTAATTCTTCTCAGTGATCGTGGTCTTCGCCTTCTTCCTCAATGAGGATTTGAGAGATATGCTCGGCTGAGTTTCCACTTTCATCCAATACCGAAATGATCAGGTGGTATTCGCCATGCTTTACTTCGGCTGGGATAACCACTTCTATCTTGTCCTTTTTCCAGTCAAGATTATGTACCGTACCGCTGATCTGTACAATCTTGTTCAGTTTATAAGGATCCTCTACAGAAGCCATACGGAGACTTCCGGTGTTTTGGGCCACGCTATGGCTGTGGTCATGCCCTTCGGCGAAGTGAATGTCCACTTTGTAGCTCGCTAGGCCTTCGTTGTCAGTAAACTTGGCTTTGAGGTTGATGGCCTCGCCTGTGTGGAGTACCTGAAGGGTTTCACCTTCTACGGTTTCTGTGATGTCGCTGGCAACCACGTCGCTGATAACGGGTTTTGTAGAGTCATCATCTGAGTCGCTGGAGCAAGACTGAGCAGTTATTCCGGCGAAAATCAAGAAATAGAGAATGGTCTTTTTCATTTCTAATCGTATTTCCGAAGCTGTTATTCGGGTTGTGGTGAATGTTTCTTTTTATGTTAATCTTATTCCCTGTGTCTTATGGAGCTTGGAAGCTCCCTTTAGGTACAGACACAAGGCTGGAGCCTTGCGTCGGCATATGCTTTTCTGTGTTACCAGTTTAGGTACTATTTACTTTTTACTCTATTGTATTCAAAATCAATAAGAAGCCAATCGCCACTCTAGCTTGATCTGGAAGTTTCGGCCCTGTTCGGGAAGTTCCAGTATACGGTAGCGACTCAGGTGTTTCATATAGTTAGTGTCGAGCAAGTTGTTGGCGTTGAACGACAGCCTGACGTCGTGATGGCGGAGCTTAAGCGTAGTGCCCATATAGGCGTCCAAGAGGGTGAAACCTTCGGTAGCCGGTTCGTTGCGGTCGACTCTGTCTTGGTCGGTTGCCAGTGTGTAATTCAGACCCACATAGGGTTTTATTTTTGAAGAAACCGGATGGCGGTACTCCACTCCCAACATACCCGAAAGAGGCGGAGTAAACGGTAGCGGTCTGTTATCGTCCAAGTTTTGGGCGTAAACGTAATCCGCCGAAACGGTTGTGTTGAACCGCTCGGACCATTCGATGTCGGCTTGAACTTCGAAGCCGGTATGCAAGGCCTTGTTTGACTTGTATCTGTATATCTGTCCGGCGCCGGAAATGTCAGAGAACTCGCCGGTCGGGCTTAGGTAATTGAAATTGTCAAAGTAATTGAGGAACAGGTCCGTGTGTACGGACAGGATACCTTTTTGGAAACCGACGGAGAGGTCGGATTGGTAACCCGTTTCGGGGTCCAGCGTGGCGTCGCCTTGGATATAGCGGAACGTACCGTGGTGAACCCCGTTGGCGAAGAGTTCGGCGGGGTTGGGGAAGCGGTAAGACCTTCCTACGTTTAGCGCCAAGTCCCAATCGCCTTCGGTATAGCGTGCGCCTATGCTGGCTGCTACTCCAAAATATGTGTTTTCAGTGTCTTTGGCCCGCTTCCAGTATTGGTCGGGCTGGACTGGGTCGTAGTACAGCGTGTCAGTGTATTCGTACGCTTCGATGGAGGCGAAGTCGGTCCTTACGCCACCCGAAAGTGTCCATGATTCGGCCAGGTCTTTTTCCATCAGCCAATAAGCTCCCGCCTCGTATTTCCGGTATTCCGGAATCAGGAATTCGAAGCCGTCTCGCTCGTTATGTTGGGCCGAAAGGTCAACGCCAACGGTGTG contains the following coding sequences:
- a CDS encoding group II intron maturase-specific domain-containing protein; the encoded protein is MGLEYLHVFLIRQTIRVHSNIPRAFSLVLYSYFDCYFLILCYNISITGIPAIFYAQRYLGCLRKGSIAQKNEALNPKIRGWVNYYRRFSKIAITRSWVFGIHMVSWLFHRGRAP
- a CDS encoding DUF4625 domain-containing protein gives rise to the protein MKKTILYFLLFAGITAQSCSSDSDDDFTKPVISDVIASDITETFEGHTLQVLHTGEAINLKAKFTDNEGLASYKVDIHYAGDGHSHSHGLAQNTINLRQYSEGDEDPYNLNKIVQISGTTHNLDWKKDKIEIMIPAEVKHGEYHLHISVLDQSGNIAEHVSQILIEEEGDEHDH
- a CDS encoding alcohol dehydrogenase family protein translates to MSIIPEKMRGVYLNGHGSFDVLEIREDIPVPSPGPTEVLIKVGAAAINNTDINTRLAWYSKSGNDSEDATWSGNAIEFPRIQGADVCGRIVAVGKDVKEDRLNERVLIEPCLRRAKGETLPQSWYFGSECNGGFAEYTVVDSEHAYKINSKLKDVELASFPCSYSTAENMLTRANVGKKDTVLITGASGGVGSAAVQLAKARGAKVIGITSESKVSDILNLGADEVLLRDKSIVSTLGVDRIDVVIDLAAGKQFPELIEALKPFGRYVVAGAIAGPHVELDVRRLYLKDLSFFGCTVLEKNVFSNLVSHIESGNIKPLVSNIFSLEEIVDAQKAFLAKKHIGKIVLKVSRNKDEE
- a CDS encoding DUF4625 domain-containing protein → MKKTILYFLIFAGITAQSCSSDSDDDSTKPVISDVVASDITETVEGETLQVLHTGEAINLKAKFTDNEGLASYKVDIHFAEGHDHSHSVAQNTGSLRMASVEDPYKLNKIVQISGTVHNLDWKKDKIEVVIPAEVKHGEYHLIISVLDESGNSAEHISQILIEEEGEDHDH